A window of Halobacillus naozhouensis genomic DNA:
GCACCTCCTTCAACAAACACGCTGGTTGTGGGAATCCAAAGATATCGCTGTCAGCCTTGAAGCTGAAGATGTTTCTTACAACGGTAGCGAAGAACTACTTTACCAGGCTTTCGAAAATCTTTTGACAAACAGTATCAAATACACGTCGGAAGCAGGCGAAATAAATATGACCGTAACCAAATACAAAGAAGGAATTCAATTTACCATTGAAGATAACGGCATCGGGATCTCTTCTGAAGATCAGGAGAAAATGTTTGATCGTTTTTACAAAGCGGATGCATCACGAGGCCAGCAGAAAGACAGCAGCGGACTCGGCCTGTCGATTGTTAAAAAGATCATTACCCTCCATGATGGCGATATCACCGCCAAAAGCCAACTCAATAAAGGAACAATATTTACTGTGACCCTTCCTTAATGACTTGTTCATCTTCCGTTCATACTTCCCTTTTATGATAAAAGAGAAGTCATGAAAAGGAAGGTGATTTTTTATGTTTCTAGCATGGAAAGAAATGCGCTATGCAAAACTCAGATATGTATTAATTATCGGCATAATTACGCTTATTACAGCCCTTATTCTCTCGATCTCAGGACTTGCGAATGGCCTGGCTGTCGATAATGCCTCCGCCATAAAAAGTATACCAGCCGAAGCTTATGTTGTCGAAGCGGCTGACAAACATCAGCTGGAACGATCACAATTAGCTAAAGCAGATATTGAGGCGATTCAGCGAGGTTCCCTGCTTGGTATGCAGATGATCGAAATAAAGCAGGATGGCGAACCATTGAATGTTAGCTTATTTGCCTTCGATCAGGTGAGTAAATTCATGCCCGAATCGAACGGTGTTTCCAAATTGGAACCGTATGAAGTGCTGGCAGATCCCAGCCTCAAGCAACAAGGCATAAATATAGGTGATTCCTTCACATACAACGAAACGACATGGACGGTGAAAGGCTTTACTAAACAACGATATAGCTACGGGCATACTCCAGCACTGATCACTGGGTTAGACACCTGGCAGTCAGTTTTTGACACGTATCAGGCAGTCTTGTTTTCAACAAAGGCCTCGAAAGATCTTCCTGCATCGGTCGACGCCGTCCAAAAGGAAGATATCCTTGCTAATGTCCCAGGCTATTCAGCTGAACAAGGATCATTGACCATGATGGTAACTTTTTTACTCATTATTTCAGCCATCGTTCTCGCAACCTTTTTCTATGTGATGACCTTGCAGAAGCTTCACCAGTACGGTGTGCTGAAAGCCATTGGAACTAAAGTACGTATCCTGCTAAGTGCCCTCTTTGCCCAAATATCTATGTTGTCAGTAGTTGGGATTGCTGCAGGGGTCGCCCTTACCTATGGACTGACCTTGATCATCCCAGGAGGCGTACCGTTTGAGTTGTCGATCGGAATGATTTTGTTCAACAGTGGACTTATTTTACTTATGGCGTGGATTGGATCCCTCCTA
This region includes:
- a CDS encoding ABC transporter permease: MFLAWKEMRYAKLRYVLIIGIITLITALILSISGLANGLAVDNASAIKSIPAEAYVVEAADKHQLERSQLAKADIEAIQRGSLLGMQMIEIKQDGEPLNVSLFAFDQVSKFMPESNGVSKLEPYEVLADPSLKQQGINIGDSFTYNETTWTVKGFTKQRYSYGHTPALITGLDTWQSVFDTYQAVLFSTKASKDLPASVDAVQKEDILANVPGYSAEQGSLTMMVTFLLIISAIVLATFFYVMTLQKLHQYGVLKAIGTKVRILLSALFAQISMLSVVGIAAGVALTYGLTLIIPGGVPFELSIGMILFNSGLILLMAWIGSLLSFRSISSVDPLEAIGSVK